From a region of the Ovis aries strain OAR_USU_Benz2616 breed Rambouillet chromosome 2, ARS-UI_Ramb_v3.0, whole genome shotgun sequence genome:
- the TMEM200B gene encoding transmembrane protein 200B: MTAGSPGDRGEVRRSPEGRVSRLGRRLGRRRRARSPPEPLRVRARLRLRSPSGAFAALGALVVLVGMGIAVAGYWPHRAGVPGPRAANASAPPLSELRREGRGAGRAHGPHERLRLLGPVVMGVGLFVFICANTLLYENRDLETRRLRQGVLRAQALRPPDGPGWDCALLPSPGPRTPRAAGCVEPESWDLSPRRGTSPVPSVRSLRSEPANPRLGLPALLNSYPLKGSGLHPPWGPRPQAGHVIITVQPSGSCIEHSKSLDLGLGELLLGAPAARDCAHRSWPRLDRLSLGGYAKLGAGGDLGARV; the protein is encoded by the coding sequence ATGACGGCCGGGAGCCCTGGAGACCGCGGGGAGGTGCGGAGGAGCCCCGAGGGCCGCGTCTCGCGCCTGGGCCGCCGCCTGGGCCGCCGCCGGCGCGCGCGCTCCCCTCCTGAACCCCTGCGGGTGCGGGCGCGGCTGCGGCTGCGCTCGCCGTCGGGGGCGTTCGCGGCGCTGGGGGCGCTCGTGGTCCTGGTGGGCATGGGCATCGCGGTGGCCGGCTACTGGCCCCACCGCGCCGGAGTCCCGGGACCCCGGGCTGCGAACGCCAGCGCGCCTCCCCTGAGTGAGCTGCGGCGCGAGGGTCGCGGCGCCGGCCGAGCTCACGGCCCGCACGAGCGGCTGAGACTCCTTGGGCCGGTGGTCATGGGCGTCGGCCTGTTCGTGTTCATCTGTGCCAACACGCTGCTCTACGAGAACCGCGACCTGGAGACGCGACGGCTTCGCCAGGGGGTGCTGCGGGCTCAGGCGCTGCGGCCCCCGGACGGCCCAGGGTGGGACTGCGCGCTCCTCCCCAGCCCCGGCCCCAGGACTCCCCGAGCCGCAGGCTGCGTGGAACCGGAAAGCTGGGACCTGTCCCCGCGTCGGGGTACCTCACCCGTCCCGTCAGTGCGGAGTCTGCGTTCAGAGCCAGCTAATCCTCGCTTGGGGTTACCTGCCCTGCTTAACAGCTACCCGCTGAAGGGCTCAGGGCTGCATCCACCTTGGGGTCCGCGGCCCCAGGCCGGTCATGTGATCATCACCGTGCAGCCCTCCGGCTCCTGCATCGAACATTCCAAGTCTTTGGATCTGGGCCTCGGAGAGCTCCTGCTGGGGGCCCCAGCGGCTCGGGACTGCGCTCACCGAAGCTGGCCACGGCTGGACCGCCTCAGTCTGGGGGGTTATGCCAAGTTGGGAGCAGGAGGGGACTTGGGGGCCCGGGTCTGA